A window of Paenibacillus polygoni contains these coding sequences:
- a CDS encoding mannitol-1-phosphate 5-dehydrogenase, with protein sequence MKKAIQFGAGNIGRGFIGALLSQASYHVVFADINEEMINELNEKKSYQIHILDLEQRQETITNVSGVLSNGPDIVNEVAEADIVTTAVGPNVLKIIASTIAKGIEARREAGRGVLNIIACENMVGGSKHLEEQVYTHLSEAGKAYAEENVGFANCSVDRIVPPYQGENMLDVGVESFYEWIVEEPSLKGEVPQIPGMKLTDNLLAYVQRKLFTLNTGHAITAYLGYLAGMETIEEAINNDEIRAVVRQAMEESGDALIKKHGFDKEEHYKYIDKIEKRFKNPYIRDEVIRVGREPLRKLGPADRLVGPANMAIQYGLGHAALLKGIAAAFHYDNPQDPQSKELQEQIAQKGIEATVSSVTGFTEGSEDHRIICEEYAKTSKA encoded by the coding sequence ATGAAAAAAGCAATTCAATTTGGAGCAGGAAATATTGGGCGCGGCTTTATCGGCGCCCTGCTCTCTCAAGCTTCTTACCATGTCGTGTTTGCTGATATTAATGAAGAAATGATCAATGAACTGAACGAGAAAAAAAGCTATCAAATCCATATTCTTGATCTGGAGCAAAGACAAGAAACAATCACGAATGTGTCCGGTGTTCTCTCAAATGGTCCAGATATCGTGAACGAAGTGGCTGAAGCTGACATTGTAACGACTGCAGTAGGTCCGAATGTTCTCAAAATCATTGCTTCTACGATTGCTAAAGGGATTGAAGCTCGCAGAGAAGCAGGCAGAGGCGTTCTAAATATCATTGCTTGTGAGAATATGGTCGGTGGAAGTAAACACCTAGAAGAACAAGTATACACTCACTTGTCTGAAGCAGGTAAGGCGTATGCTGAGGAGAATGTCGGTTTTGCTAACTGTTCAGTAGACCGTATCGTTCCTCCTTACCAAGGTGAGAACATGCTTGATGTTGGTGTGGAGTCTTTCTACGAATGGATCGTAGAAGAGCCTTCCCTTAAAGGAGAAGTACCTCAAATTCCAGGTATGAAATTGACAGATAACCTGCTTGCTTATGTGCAGCGTAAACTGTTCACACTAAACACAGGTCATGCAATTACCGCTTACCTTGGTTACCTGGCTGGTATGGAGACCATTGAAGAAGCAATCAATAATGATGAGATTCGCGCAGTGGTTCGTCAGGCAATGGAAGAAAGCGGCGATGCCCTGATTAAGAAACATGGTTTTGATAAAGAAGAACACTATAAATACATTGATAAGATTGAAAAACGCTTTAAAAACCCATATATTCGCGATGAAGTAATTCGTGTAGGTCGTGAGCCGCTTCGTAAGCTCGGTCCTGCTGATCGTCTAGTAGGTCCTGCGAATATGGCGATTCAATATGGACTTGGCCATGCTGCTCTTCTAAAAGGTATTGCAGCTGCATTCCATTATGATAATCCGCAAGATCCGCAGTCTAAAGAGTTGCAAGAGCAAATTGCCCAAAAAGGCATTGAAGCTACTGTATCCTCTGTTACTGGATTTACGGAAGGCAGTGAAGATCACCGTATTATCTGTGAAGAATATGCGAAGACTTCCAAAGCTTAA
- a CDS encoding PTS mannitol transporter subunit IICBA: protein MSTLEATSESVPKKAGNIKQATQKFGRFLSAMVMPNIGAFIAWGLLTALFIEAGYFPNATLASLVDPMIKYLLPLLIAYSGGKAVHDHRGGVLGAIAAMGVIVGADIPMFIGAMIMGPLGGWVIKQFDKYVGSKTPSGFEMLVNNFSAGIIGMLLAIAGLYGIGPVVAAFTNVLASGVDAMLNWGILPLVSIFIEPAKILFLNNAINHGILSPIGIQQAETTGQSIMFLLEANPGPGLGVLLAYCFFGKGSIKGSAPGAAIIHFFGGIHEVYFPYVLMKPIMFVSVIVAGMAGVFTFNMLDAGLIAASSPGSIIAILAMSAKGSYLPILAGVLVSTVVSFLLSSIFLRKSSTNEQDLEKAKEAVAGMKKSSKGITDAPAANLNDKAEIKKIIFACDAGMGSSAMGATSFRKKVKAAGLSIEVTNTAIENIPGDADIVVTQQNLTPRAKGKAPNAIHVSIDNFVNNPIYDKLIADLKAKHEQSASPVPDYAKEDVAGAAEKAVPEEVNETSEETKGGDVLRKENIVLELPSVSKEDAIRRAGESLVAAGYVKPHYVDAMIEREGVATTYIGNGVAIPHGVGDAKKEIKTSGIVVHQYPEGVEFEGGRAYLVIGIAGAGREHLQILTKIAEAIEDESTVTRLAESKDTNEIYSIFGE, encoded by the coding sequence ATGAGTACGCTGGAAGCAACTAGCGAATCTGTCCCTAAAAAAGCGGGCAACATCAAGCAAGCAACTCAAAAATTTGGTCGCTTTCTAAGTGCAATGGTTATGCCGAATATCGGTGCCTTCATTGCCTGGGGGCTTCTGACTGCTCTCTTTATTGAGGCAGGTTATTTTCCAAATGCTACACTGGCATCCCTTGTGGATCCAATGATTAAATACCTCCTTCCATTGCTGATTGCTTATAGCGGCGGTAAAGCCGTTCACGATCATCGAGGCGGGGTACTCGGTGCCATTGCCGCAATGGGGGTTATCGTCGGAGCAGATATTCCGATGTTTATCGGTGCCATGATTATGGGTCCGCTCGGCGGATGGGTAATCAAGCAGTTTGATAAATATGTTGGAAGCAAAACACCTTCTGGTTTTGAAATGCTTGTTAACAACTTCTCTGCCGGTATTATCGGTATGCTTCTCGCTATTGCAGGACTTTACGGTATCGGACCTGTCGTAGCCGCATTTACCAACGTTTTGGCTTCTGGCGTAGATGCGATGCTGAATTGGGGTATTCTCCCTCTGGTATCCATCTTTATCGAGCCAGCAAAAATTTTGTTCTTAAATAATGCAATTAACCATGGAATTTTGAGCCCTATCGGTATTCAACAAGCAGAAACAACGGGTCAATCCATCATGTTCTTGCTTGAAGCAAACCCAGGCCCTGGTCTTGGTGTACTGCTTGCATACTGCTTCTTCGGTAAAGGTTCCATCAAAGGATCAGCACCGGGTGCAGCAATCATTCATTTCTTTGGCGGAATTCATGAGGTTTACTTCCCGTATGTCCTGATGAAACCAATTATGTTCGTATCCGTCATCGTGGCTGGTATGGCTGGTGTATTCACATTTAATATGCTTGATGCAGGTCTCATCGCTGCTTCTTCTCCAGGTAGTATCATTGCGATCTTGGCGATGTCAGCAAAAGGTTCTTATCTTCCTATTCTTGCAGGTGTTCTCGTATCAACTGTAGTATCATTCTTGCTCTCATCTATATTCTTACGCAAATCTTCTACAAATGAACAAGATCTGGAAAAAGCAAAAGAAGCAGTAGCAGGTATGAAAAAAAGCAGTAAAGGGATCACTGATGCTCCTGCAGCTAACTTGAATGACAAAGCGGAAATCAAGAAAATCATCTTTGCATGTGATGCTGGTATGGGTTCAAGTGCGATGGGTGCTACTTCTTTCCGTAAAAAAGTAAAAGCAGCCGGTCTGTCGATTGAGGTAACAAACACAGCCATCGAGAATATCCCAGGTGATGCAGATATTGTTGTTACACAACAGAACTTGACTCCACGGGCAAAAGGAAAAGCACCAAATGCAATTCACGTCTCGATCGATAACTTTGTTAACAATCCGATTTATGACAAATTAATTGCCGACTTAAAAGCAAAACATGAACAAAGTGCGTCTCCTGTACCTGACTATGCAAAAGAAGATGTAGCGGGTGCAGCAGAAAAAGCCGTGCCTGAAGAAGTGAATGAAACTTCGGAAGAAACAAAAGGCGGCGACGTACTACGTAAAGAAAACATTGTACTAGAGCTTCCATCCGTAAGTAAGGAAGATGCGATTCGCCGTGCAGGTGAATCCCTTGTTGCAGCAGGTTATGTAAAACCGCATTATGTGGATGCCATGATTGAACGCGAAGGGGTAGCAACGACTTACATCGGTAACGGGGTAGCGATTCCTCATGGAGTCGGCGATGCGAAGAAAGAAATTAAAACAAGCGGTATCGTGGTTCATCAATATCCAGAAGGTGTTGAATTCGAAGGCGGCCGTGCATATCTCGTAATTGGGATCGCTGGAGCTGGCAGAGAGCACTTACAGATTCTCACGAAAATTGCAGAAGCGATTGAAGATGAATCTACCGTAACTAGACTGGCTGAGTCCAAAGATACTAATGAAATCTACAGTATTTTCGGGGAATAA
- a CDS encoding BglG family transcription antiterminator, with translation MKKPTERTVQMTRFLLAMPGRFVTVRELSDELDVSEKTIKRELSAMEEWLSDYALTLNRKPGAGLMLEGEPSAFESVRSVLETFKAPASYSREERRYFIISELLLSSEPIKLFNFASRFKVTEGTLSHDLDLIEGWLEAFHIKLMRKPGYGIYVEGTEKDYRAALIHLLHESVDEYELIRLVRDPLNESGQKIGRIQQHIRNRLLNLVEDRTIVMIEKNLTELEERTGMKLTDSAFIGLAVHLALAIERIKKGQRIVIPPSVLSELRLHPDFKAAHMLVKRLEESLELEIPEDEVGYITMHLKGAETRIQTEAESEAAYENVSFELVRLARKILKEAEAETGFELKSNSKLFYGFISHLGPAIERLRLGLDIRNPLLSQIKEQYATTYKVAKKCAKVLEDYLDKPVPEAEIGYIALHIGAMTEYAGVKFRERPVRVLIVCANGMGTSSLLQTRIRKKFPSLQVVDAISAAEVSELDEQVDLVISTVDLSSRRQVVKVSPLLGEADIKNVKTALEHLEPLPEIQPVSNEASASLPATLEKQKNLIQGIQDLMNNLVIEDQVESRTIHELIDKIARQFTAEEEEASTLSLELHDRERLGETILSTEGIFLLHCRSTVIHRLALGIMRFKEPLTYGTENDANLNAAIILLAPKQSERTYLEAASEVSKSLIDRPGFAIRLSVARQAALTKEIQGILKDLYLRKMEQYTMEVEQI, from the coding sequence ATGAAGAAGCCTACTGAAAGAACGGTTCAAATGACCCGGTTTCTTCTTGCAATGCCAGGCCGCTTTGTAACCGTACGTGAGCTGTCAGATGAATTGGATGTTAGTGAAAAAACGATTAAACGCGAGCTGTCAGCTATGGAAGAATGGCTCAGCGATTATGCTCTTACGCTCAACCGTAAACCCGGGGCTGGTCTTATGCTTGAAGGAGAACCATCTGCTTTCGAATCTGTTCGTAGCGTGCTCGAAACCTTTAAAGCACCCGCCAGTTATTCCCGAGAGGAACGCCGATATTTTATTATTAGTGAGCTTTTGCTGAGTTCTGAACCGATCAAACTTTTCAATTTTGCATCAAGATTCAAGGTTACAGAAGGTACGCTCAGCCACGATCTGGATCTTATAGAAGGCTGGCTTGAAGCCTTTCATATTAAGTTAATGCGTAAACCTGGATATGGAATTTATGTAGAAGGCACGGAGAAAGATTACCGGGCCGCACTCATTCATTTGCTTCATGAAAGTGTGGATGAGTATGAACTTATTCGTCTGGTTCGCGACCCTCTAAATGAAAGCGGTCAAAAAATAGGTCGAATTCAACAACATATCCGAAACCGTCTTTTGAATCTTGTTGAAGATCGCACGATTGTGATGATTGAGAAGAATTTGACAGAACTCGAAGAAAGAACCGGGATGAAGCTGACAGACAGCGCCTTTATTGGACTTGCCGTCCACCTTGCTCTGGCAATCGAGAGAATCAAAAAGGGACAACGTATTGTTATTCCCCCAAGCGTACTTAGCGAACTGCGATTGCACCCTGATTTCAAGGCAGCTCACATGCTTGTAAAGCGCTTAGAAGAATCCCTTGAACTAGAGATTCCCGAAGATGAAGTTGGCTATATTACGATGCACCTAAAGGGTGCTGAAACTAGGATTCAAACCGAAGCTGAGTCAGAAGCAGCCTATGAGAATGTCAGTTTCGAACTCGTTCGCCTGGCGCGAAAAATTCTTAAAGAAGCAGAAGCGGAAACCGGTTTTGAACTGAAAAGCAACAGCAAGCTTTTCTATGGTTTTATTAGTCATCTTGGCCCTGCTATTGAGCGGTTAAGGCTTGGTCTTGATATACGCAACCCTTTGCTCTCTCAGATTAAGGAGCAATACGCTACCACTTATAAGGTAGCCAAAAAGTGCGCTAAAGTTCTAGAAGATTATCTAGATAAGCCTGTCCCGGAAGCAGAAATCGGTTACATTGCTCTCCACATCGGAGCGATGACGGAGTATGCAGGAGTTAAGTTTAGAGAACGACCTGTTCGTGTCTTAATCGTATGTGCGAACGGGATGGGCACCTCTAGTCTTCTCCAAACCCGAATAAGAAAGAAGTTCCCTTCTCTCCAAGTTGTTGATGCCATCTCTGCTGCAGAGGTTAGTGAGCTTGATGAACAAGTCGATCTTGTTATCTCCACAGTAGATTTATCAAGCAGAAGGCAGGTCGTTAAGGTATCGCCCCTTCTTGGAGAAGCAGATATCAAAAACGTAAAAACTGCGTTGGAACATCTGGAACCTTTACCAGAAATCCAGCCTGTTTCAAACGAAGCTTCCGCTTCTTTACCAGCTACGCTCGAAAAGCAAAAGAATCTGATTCAAGGCATCCAAGATCTCATGAATAATTTAGTGATTGAAGATCAGGTAGAATCTAGAACGATTCATGAGCTGATTGATAAGATTGCTAGGCAGTTTACGGCCGAAGAGGAAGAAGCTTCAACGCTCAGCCTCGAACTTCATGACAGGGAACGACTTGGAGAAACGATCCTTTCTACTGAGGGAATCTTTCTTCTACACTGCAGATCGACCGTTATTCATCGTTTAGCTCTAGGTATTATGCGCTTTAAGGAACCGCTGACCTATGGCACAGAAAATGATGCAAATCTCAATGCTGCCATCATTTTATTAGCTCCAAAACAAAGCGAACGTACGTATCTGGAAGCGGCAAGTGAAGTCAGCAAATCCCTGATAGACCGTCCTGGCTTTGCTATTCGTTTAAGTGTAGCTCGCCAAGCTGCCTTAACAAAAGAAATTCAAGGTATTTTGAAAGATTTATATTTACGAAAAATGGAACAATACACAATGGAGGTTGAACAAATATGA
- a CDS encoding organic hydroperoxide resistance protein, which translates to MKTLYETTVINTGGRQGFVQSPDNTFLLEVASPPELGGKETTATNPEQLFAAGYSACFNSALEFQLKKNQVKIEKSTVTATVMLKADPEDNGVKLEVELNVRIDGLDEETAQKYVKLAHDYCPYSKAINGNVNVTVGLE; encoded by the coding sequence ATGAAAACATTATATGAGACAACCGTAATTAACACAGGTGGACGCCAAGGATTTGTACAATCTCCAGATAATACATTCTTGCTGGAAGTTGCATCCCCGCCTGAACTTGGAGGAAAAGAAACAACAGCGACTAATCCGGAACAATTATTTGCTGCGGGATATAGTGCTTGCTTTAACTCTGCGCTGGAATTCCAATTGAAGAAGAATCAAGTAAAGATTGAGAAGAGCACAGTAACCGCGACGGTGATGTTAAAAGCAGATCCTGAGGATAACGGAGTTAAACTAGAAGTCGAACTGAACGTTCGTATTGATGGATTGGATGAGGAAACAGCACAGAAGTATGTGAAACTAGCTCATGATTATTGCCCTTATTCCAAAGCCATTAATGGAAATGTAAATGTTACAGTAGGTTTGGAATAA
- a CDS encoding GNAT family N-acetyltransferase, whose translation MPDMLVKLYDLPEIEPLRSYEQRTGVTIRRAIAPEKHVVADWVGKHFGKGWVSEAEVAFSRLPITCLIAVENGKMLGFACYDATAKGFFGPTGVDEKERGRGIGKMLLLYALDYMKQEGYGYAIIGGAGPAPFYEKTTGATVIEGSVPGIYRGMLS comes from the coding sequence ATGCCCGATATGCTTGTGAAACTATATGATTTGCCTGAAATAGAACCACTAAGAAGTTATGAACAGCGTACAGGGGTTACGATCCGCCGTGCGATTGCACCAGAGAAGCATGTTGTCGCTGACTGGGTGGGAAAGCATTTCGGTAAGGGATGGGTAAGTGAAGCGGAAGTTGCTTTTTCCAGGTTGCCTATTACCTGTCTTATTGCGGTAGAGAACGGTAAGATGCTTGGATTTGCTTGTTATGACGCTACGGCTAAAGGTTTTTTTGGTCCTACCGGAGTGGATGAGAAAGAGCGTGGACGCGGAATTGGGAAAATGCTGCTGCTGTATGCATTGGATTATATGAAGCAGGAAGGCTACGGATATGCGATTATCGGAGGAGCTGGACCGGCCCCATTTTATGAAAAAACAACGGGTGCTACCGTTATTGAAGGTTCTGTTCCTGGAATATATAGAGGGATGCTCTCGTAA
- a CDS encoding acyl-CoA synthetase, whose product MTSEMEHHPAENVALKCLDEHEHEEEVTYGNLLKKANQVAGGLADLGLTKGDKVLVMVPRNVIAYAIYIACLKLGLVIIPSSEMLRAKDLSYRLVHSKARAVIVWSGVTDEVDKIEETIPSLDYRIAVAAKPGEEKAGYHMLNQLMEGQPEVRKAVDTHRDDIAILTYTSGTTGNPKGVVHTHGWGYAHLRITSSWLDIKSQDTVWATAAPGWQKWIWSPFLSVLGNGATGFVYSGSFEPKRYLRFLQDYKINVLCCTPTEYRLMAKLDGLGQYDLSSLRSAVSAGEPLNLEVISSFQRHFDITIRDGYGQTESTLLIGNLKDMPFRKGSMGMSMSPGLVQVVDDEGQLVPPGEVGNIAVHREMPALFSAYYLDENRKQQSIKGEYFLTGDRASIDEEGYFWFEGRGDDIIISSGYTIGPFEVEEALMKHPAVKECAVVASPDETRGHIVKAFIVLQDGTTGSNTLIKEIQQYVKEITAPYKYPRKIEFISDLPKTSSGKIRRIELRNLEKQRVNQA is encoded by the coding sequence ATGACATCAGAAATGGAACATCATCCGGCTGAAAACGTAGCACTCAAGTGCTTGGATGAGCATGAACATGAAGAGGAAGTTACTTATGGAAATTTGCTGAAAAAAGCAAACCAAGTTGCAGGCGGGCTTGCAGATCTTGGTCTTACAAAAGGTGACAAGGTACTTGTTATGGTACCTAGAAACGTAATTGCGTACGCCATATATATCGCTTGTTTGAAACTTGGCCTTGTTATTATTCCTTCTTCTGAGATGCTGAGAGCCAAAGACCTTTCTTACCGGCTTGTCCATTCAAAAGCTCGTGCTGTCATTGTATGGTCCGGTGTGACAGACGAAGTTGATAAGATAGAAGAAACGATTCCTTCCTTGGATTACCGAATTGCGGTAGCTGCTAAACCAGGAGAAGAAAAAGCGGGATACCATATGCTGAATCAACTGATGGAAGGACAGCCAGAGGTACGTAAGGCGGTGGATACACACCGGGATGATATCGCCATTCTGACGTACACCTCAGGTACAACAGGCAATCCTAAGGGAGTTGTTCATACTCACGGCTGGGGTTACGCTCATCTTCGCATTACTTCGTCATGGCTTGATATCAAATCGCAAGATACGGTGTGGGCTACAGCAGCCCCTGGATGGCAAAAATGGATTTGGAGTCCGTTCCTATCTGTACTCGGAAATGGAGCAACAGGATTTGTATACAGTGGTTCGTTTGAACCAAAACGTTATTTACGGTTTTTGCAAGATTACAAAATTAATGTACTTTGCTGTACACCTACCGAATATCGGCTGATGGCAAAACTAGATGGACTTGGTCAGTATGACTTATCCAGCTTGCGCAGTGCCGTATCTGCCGGTGAGCCGCTGAACCTTGAAGTGATTAGCAGCTTCCAGCGCCATTTCGATATAACAATTCGGGATGGTTATGGCCAGACGGAAAGTACGCTTTTGATCGGTAACCTGAAAGATATGCCTTTCCGTAAAGGTTCGATGGGGATGTCCATGTCTCCAGGACTTGTTCAGGTAGTCGATGATGAAGGACAGCTGGTTCCACCTGGAGAAGTAGGAAACATTGCTGTTCATAGAGAAATGCCAGCCCTTTTCAGTGCCTATTATTTAGATGAGAATCGGAAGCAACAAAGTATAAAAGGGGAGTATTTCCTAACAGGAGACCGCGCAAGCATCGATGAAGAAGGGTACTTCTGGTTCGAAGGCCGCGGAGATGATATTATCATCAGCTCGGGCTATACGATTGGACCGTTTGAAGTGGAAGAAGCACTCATGAAGCATCCTGCGGTGAAAGAATGTGCTGTCGTAGCAAGTCCAGACGAGACCAGAGGGCATATCGTGAAGGCCTTCATCGTGCTGCAAGACGGCACCACAGGTTCCAACACTCTCATTAAAGAAATTCAGCAATACGTAAAAGAGATAACAGCACCTTATAAATATCCACGTAAGATTGAATTTATTAGTGACTTACCCAAAACAAGTTCAGGCAAGATTCGCCGGATTGAGCTTCGTAATCTAGAGAAACAAAGAGTAAACCAGGCATGA
- a CDS encoding ABC transporter ATP-binding protein encodes MALVFTYLRKYRVAAIAALFMLLLELMVELIQPYLIQKIIDDGIQQENLSVVWTWGGFLLGSAVIAFVAGISSSFYAAHASQGFGSDLREALYEKVQAFSYAVFNRFATSSLIIRLTGDITQIQDTVFMSLRFATRLPLVVIGSVIMALIVNVKLGLFLAVTVPILLIFIFFIMKKVSVLFRNVQNRLDEVNGVAQENLIGIRLIRVFVRMGHEVERFGRSIHKLMTSTMSAQRLAETTMPFIMLLMNASVLLILWFGRKEIVTTGSASLGEVVAVINYSVRTMGALSMLSWIVATFSRANASVNRIQEVLLMDPDVYDTKESSNSSKKVTLQGAIEYRGVHFHYPEGELNVLSDISFQAKPGERIAIMGATGSGKTSLVQLLLRLYEPNEGTITIQDQNIQEIPVEQLRDAIGYVPQEAVLFTGSVRDNIAWGNQSASLEEMEEAARKAQIHDTILSLPNGYDTMLGQRGVNLSGGQKQRLSIARALVRHPQILILDDSTSALDVKTEAALLDELNELSCTTFIITQKISSTLSADLILLLDEGRLIASGTHEQLLIESSLYRRIYESQYGQEAQHA; translated from the coding sequence ATGGCCCTAGTGTTTACTTATTTACGGAAATACCGGGTAGCCGCAATCGCCGCACTCTTTATGCTGCTGCTCGAGCTTATGGTAGAACTGATTCAACCTTATCTCATTCAGAAGATTATTGATGATGGAATTCAGCAGGAGAACCTGAGCGTGGTATGGACATGGGGTGGATTTTTGCTCGGTAGTGCGGTAATCGCCTTTGTAGCAGGGATTTCGAGTTCTTTTTATGCAGCGCATGCGAGTCAGGGTTTTGGATCGGATCTTAGGGAAGCTTTGTATGAAAAAGTACAGGCATTTTCTTACGCGGTTTTTAATCGTTTTGCTACCTCTTCACTTATAATTCGGCTTACTGGTGACATTACACAAATTCAAGACACGGTATTTATGAGTTTGCGCTTTGCAACAAGGTTACCGCTGGTGGTCATCGGCAGTGTCATTATGGCACTGATCGTCAACGTGAAATTGGGATTGTTTCTAGCGGTCACGGTACCCATCCTGCTCATTTTTATTTTCTTCATTATGAAAAAGGTATCGGTTCTCTTTAGGAATGTACAGAATCGGCTGGATGAAGTGAATGGAGTAGCGCAGGAAAACCTCATTGGTATACGGCTTATTCGTGTGTTTGTACGTATGGGTCATGAGGTAGAACGGTTTGGCCGTTCCATACATAAGTTAATGACTTCAACGATGTCAGCTCAGCGTCTCGCAGAGACAACCATGCCTTTTATTATGCTTCTTATGAATGCAAGTGTTCTGCTCATCTTATGGTTTGGACGCAAAGAGATTGTCACAACGGGGAGTGCTTCCCTCGGGGAAGTCGTCGCCGTGATCAACTATTCCGTTCGTACAATGGGAGCATTATCGATGCTGTCATGGATCGTAGCAACCTTTTCCCGGGCCAATGCTTCCGTAAACCGGATTCAGGAAGTGCTGCTGATGGATCCGGATGTGTACGATACCAAGGAGAGTTCAAATTCCTCTAAAAAAGTAACATTGCAAGGAGCTATTGAGTATAGAGGGGTTCATTTTCATTATCCAGAAGGAGAGCTGAATGTTCTAAGTGATATTTCATTTCAGGCGAAGCCTGGTGAACGGATCGCTATTATGGGTGCCACGGGATCGGGGAAAACTTCGCTGGTTCAGCTGCTCCTCAGGTTATATGAGCCAAATGAGGGGACAATTACGATTCAGGATCAGAATATTCAAGAGATACCGGTGGAACAACTTCGAGACGCGATTGGTTACGTACCGCAGGAAGCGGTCCTATTTACCGGTTCCGTACGTGACAATATCGCTTGGGGCAATCAGAGTGCCAGCCTTGAGGAAATGGAAGAGGCTGCTCGCAAAGCTCAAATCCACGATACGATTCTCTCCTTGCCAAATGGCTACGATACCATGCTTGGTCAGCGGGGTGTCAACCTGTCAGGCGGACAAAAACAGCGTCTATCTATTGCTAGAGCACTCGTTCGTCATCCGCAAATTTTGATTCTCGATGACAGTACAAGTGCGCTCGATGTGAAGACGGAAGCCGCCCTTTTAGATGAACTTAATGAATTATCTTGTACAACGTTTATTATTACGCAAAAAATATCATCTACTTTATCTGCAGATCTCATTTTACTGCTTGATGAAGGAAGACTGATTGCGAGTGGTACACATGAGCAGCTGCTTATCGAATCATCTCTATATCGCCGAATCTATGAATCCCAATACGGACAGGAGGCGCAGCATGCTTAA